The Streptomyces sp. B3I8 nucleotide sequence CGTAGCCATGGACATCGACATGAGTGCCCTGCGGGGCCTGGTGCGGGAGAAGGAGATCTCCTTCGACCTGCTGGTCGAGGCGATCGAGTCGGCCCTCCTCATCGCCTACCACCGCACCGACGGGAGCCGCCGCCACGCGCGCGTGGAGCTCAACCGGGACAGCGGTCATGTGACCGTGTGGGCGAAGGAGGACCCCGAGGACCTCGAGGAGGGCCAGGAGGCCCGCGAGTTCGACGACACCCCGTCCGGGTTCGGCCGCATCGCCGCCACCACCGCCAAGCAGGTGATCCTGCAGCGGCTGCGGGACGCGGAGGACGACGCCACGCTCGGCGAGTACGCCGGGCGCGAGGGCGACATCGTGACGGGTGTGGTGCAGCAGGGCCGCGACCCGAAGAACGTGCTCGTCGACATCGGCCGGCTGGAGGCCATCCTGCCGGTGCAGGAGCAGGTGCCGGGCGAGAGCTATCAGCACGGCATGCGACTGCGCTCGTACGTCGTCCGGGTGGCCAAGGGTGTGCGCGGGCCGTCGGTGACGCTGTCCCGTACACATCCCAATCTGGTGAAGAAGTTG carries:
- the nusA gene encoding transcription termination factor NusA, translated to MDIDMSALRGLVREKEISFDLLVEAIESALLIAYHRTDGSRRHARVELNRDSGHVTVWAKEDPEDLEEGQEAREFDDTPSGFGRIAATTAKQVILQRLRDAEDDATLGEYAGREGDIVTGVVQQGRDPKNVLVDIGRLEAILPVQEQVPGESYQHGMRLRSYVVRVAKGVRGPSVTLSRTHPNLVKKLFALEVPEIADGSVEIAAIAREAGHRTKIAVRSTRSGLNAKGACIGPMGGRVRNVMGELNGEKIDIVDWSDDPAEMVANALSPARVSKVDVVDLAARSARVTVPDYQLSLAIGKEGQNARLAARLTGWRIDIRPDTEPAPDSRDSRDSRDSRDSRG